One window from the genome of Crassostrea angulata isolate pt1a10 chromosome 2, ASM2561291v2, whole genome shotgun sequence encodes:
- the LOC128174738 gene encoding uncharacterized protein F54H12.2-like, which translates to MDDANAYNGGNAGLVLRYGYTQESKVFELEGNLIEDIFDIDKYLINGVDIYIKLFRSSAPFLIMSAQDSPAYKVELLDVVYKVQVDPGVLLNHSKQIESTPVKYTISRNELNMNTIPKGSTEFYWDIFPQAIPDRIVVALVDQKAVNGDYTTNSFNFQHFNLTDVGIYINGESVPGKPLKTDFTAGHYSSAYARLFEAFGKWNHDAGLVITRDNFGNGYSLFVFTIDPCSFGEEYLNLIRRGNTRLELKFKQATTKAANALVFATFSSLLEVDKTRDINYIQP; encoded by the coding sequence ATGGACGATGCCAATGCATACAACGGAGGAAATGCGGGGCTAGTTTTGCGCTATGGTTATACACAGGAGAGCAAAGTATTTGAACTGGAGGGGAACCTGATTGAAGATATTTTTGACATCGACAAATACTTGATCAACGGAGTTGATATATACATCAAACTGTTTAGATCTAGTGCACCTTTTCTAATAATGTCGGCACAGGACTCTCCGGCTTACAAAGTAGAATTGCTAGATGTTGTATACAAAGTGCAGGTCGATCCTGGCGTTTTGTTAAACCACAGCAAGCAGATAGAATCGACCCCTGTGAAATACACAATCTCAAGAAATGAATTGAATATGAACACCATCCCTAAAGGGTCTACCGAATTCTACTGGGACATTTTCCCACAGGCTATACCCGACCGTATAGTTGTTGCTTTGGTTGATCAGAAGGCTGTAAATGGGGATTACACAACCAATTCGTTTAATTTCCAGCATTTTAATTTAACCGATGTAGGAATATACATAAATGGCGAAAGCGTACCAGGGAAACCATTAAAAACCGATTTCACAGCAGGGCATTACTCGTCAGCATATGCTCGATTGTTTGAGGCTTTTGGAAAATGGAATCATGACGCCGGTCTGGTAATTACTAGAGATAACTTTGGAAATGGATACTCCCTCTTTGTCTTTACCATCGATCCTTGTAGCTTTGGTGAAGAATATTTAAACCTGATAAGAAGAGGAAACACCAGATTAGAATTAAAGTTCAAACAAGCAACAACAAAAGCTGCTAACGCTTTGGTGTTTGCCACGTTCTCCTCTCTGCTAGAAGTGGACAAGACCCGGGACATCAACTACATTCAGCCATGA